In Hyphomicrobiales bacterium, the following are encoded in one genomic region:
- a CDS encoding BMP family ABC transporter substrate-binding protein: protein MIGKIFAAAAALALTVAPVMAEDIKPAVVYDLGGKFDKSFNEAAYIGAEEFKSATGIDFRDFEIQNDSQREQALRNFARKGYSPIVAIGFSHGAAVEKVADEFPDIKFAIIDMVVDKPNVRSVVFKEHEGSYLVGMLAAMASKTGKVGFVGGMDIPLIRKFACGYVQGAKAANADVTVFQNMTGTTGAAWSDPVKGGELAKSQFDQGADVVYQAAGGTGIGVLQAAADAGKLGIGVDSNQNHLHPGAVLTSMLKRVDVAVFNAFNDAKEGKWSTGVQALGLAEDGVGWALDENNQALITDDMKAAVEKASAGIIDGSIKVHDYMSDNTCPF, encoded by the coding sequence ATGATTGGAAAGATTTTCGCGGCCGCTGCCGCCCTCGCTCTGACCGTGGCGCCGGTCATGGCAGAGGATATCAAGCCGGCCGTCGTCTACGATCTCGGCGGCAAATTCGACAAGTCGTTCAATGAGGCTGCCTATATCGGCGCAGAAGAATTCAAGAGCGCGACCGGTATCGATTTCCGTGACTTCGAAATCCAGAACGATTCCCAGCGCGAGCAGGCGCTGCGCAACTTCGCGCGCAAGGGGTATTCGCCGATCGTGGCGATCGGCTTCAGCCACGGCGCTGCGGTGGAAAAGGTTGCCGACGAGTTCCCGGACATCAAGTTCGCCATCATCGACATGGTCGTAGACAAGCCGAATGTGCGCTCGGTCGTGTTCAAGGAGCATGAAGGCTCGTATCTGGTCGGCATGCTGGCCGCGATGGCCTCGAAAACCGGCAAGGTCGGTTTTGTCGGCGGCATGGACATCCCGCTGATCCGCAAGTTCGCCTGCGGCTACGTGCAGGGCGCCAAGGCGGCCAATGCGGACGTCACGGTATTCCAGAACATGACCGGCACCACGGGTGCCGCCTGGTCCGATCCGGTCAAGGGCGGCGAGCTTGCCAAGTCGCAGTTCGACCAGGGCGCGGACGTGGTCTATCAGGCCGCCGGCGGCACCGGCATCGGCGTGCTGCAGGCTGCAGCCGACGCCGGCAAGCTCGGCATCGGCGTCGACTCCAATCAGAACCACCTGCACCCGGGCGCGGTTCTCACCTCGATGCTGAAGCGCGTCGACGTTGCCGTCTTCAACGCGTTCAACGACGCCAAGGAAGGCAAGTGGTCGACCGGCGTGCAGGCGCTTGGTCTGGCCGAGGACGGTGTCGGCTGGGCGCTCGATGAAAACAACCAGGCGCTGATCACCGACGACATGAAGGCGGCGGTCGAAAAAGCCAGCGCCGGCATCATCGACGGCTCGATCAAGGTGCACGACTACATGTCGGACAACACCTGCCCGTTCTAA
- a CDS encoding heme ABC transporter ATP-binding protein produces MTDAETRTLPPAIELVGIDKRFGAVHANRDINLTVEKGSIHGIVGENGAGKSTLMSILYGFYHADAGEIRIDGVAWTIADSQQAIALGIGMVHQHFMLVDTFTVLENVMLGVEGGARLAGGRAAARAELKRLAADYGLEVDPDAVVETLPVGLQQRVEILKALFRGAETLILDEPTGVLTPSEADHLFRILKVLKEQGKTIILITHKLREIMAVTDNVSVMRRGEMVATFKTAETTVEDLAETMVGRRVLLRVEKGPAKPGATVLSVENLSLTDKRGVRLLQDISFEVRAGEIVGIAGVAGNGQSMLLEVLGGIRRPTSGGIVINGHDVTAGGRFDAAKMRQYGLGHVPEDRHRLGLITPFEEWENAHLGYHRDPQFGSGPLLDVDAMRAEAARHIEDFDIRPPDCRLKTANFSGGNQQKIVLAREIERDPEVLIVGQPTRGVDIGAIEAIHRRLVALRDSGKAVLLVSVELDEIRSLSDRVLVMFAGRVVGERPPETSEGELGLLMAGVTGADTGEAAA; encoded by the coding sequence ATGACCGACGCCGAAACCAGAACGCTGCCGCCGGCAATCGAACTTGTCGGCATCGACAAGCGCTTCGGCGCGGTGCACGCCAACCGCGACATCAACCTGACCGTGGAGAAGGGCTCGATCCACGGCATCGTCGGCGAAAACGGCGCCGGCAAATCGACGCTGATGTCGATCCTCTACGGCTTCTACCACGCGGATGCAGGCGAAATCCGTATCGACGGCGTCGCGTGGACAATCGCCGACAGCCAGCAGGCGATCGCCCTCGGCATCGGCATGGTGCATCAGCACTTCATGCTGGTGGACACCTTCACGGTGCTGGAAAACGTCATGCTCGGCGTCGAAGGCGGCGCCCGGCTCGCCGGGGGGCGTGCAGCGGCACGCGCCGAACTGAAACGGCTTGCCGCCGACTACGGTCTGGAAGTCGACCCGGATGCAGTCGTCGAGACGCTGCCGGTCGGACTTCAGCAGCGCGTGGAAATCCTGAAAGCCCTGTTCCGCGGCGCCGAAACGCTGATCCTCGACGAGCCGACCGGCGTGCTGACCCCGTCCGAAGCCGATCACCTGTTCCGCATCCTGAAAGTGCTGAAGGAACAGGGCAAGACGATCATCCTGATCACCCACAAGCTGCGTGAGATCATGGCGGTGACCGACAATGTCTCGGTGATGCGGCGCGGCGAGATGGTGGCGACCTTCAAGACCGCCGAGACCACGGTCGAAGACCTCGCCGAGACGATGGTCGGGCGGCGGGTTCTCCTGCGCGTCGAAAAAGGTCCGGCGAAGCCGGGCGCGACGGTGCTGTCGGTCGAGAATCTTTCGCTGACCGACAAGCGCGGTGTGCGGCTGTTGCAGGACATCTCGTTCGAGGTGCGCGCCGGCGAGATCGTCGGCATCGCCGGCGTCGCCGGCAACGGTCAGTCGATGCTTCTCGAAGTGCTCGGCGGTATCCGCCGGCCGACTTCCGGCGGCATCGTGATCAACGGCCATGACGTGACCGCCGGCGGCCGCTTCGACGCGGCGAAGATGCGCCAATACGGCCTCGGCCATGTGCCGGAAGACCGCCATCGACTTGGCCTCATCACGCCGTTCGAGGAATGGGAAAACGCCCATCTCGGCTATCACCGCGATCCCCAGTTCGGTAGCGGGCCATTGCTCGATGTCGATGCGATGCGCGCCGAGGCCGCCCGCCATATCGAGGATTTCGACATCCGCCCGCCGGACTGCCGGCTGAAGACGGCCAATTTCTCCGGCGGCAACCAGCAGAAGATCGTGCTGGCGCGCGAGATCGAGCGCGACCCGGAGGTTCTGATCGTCGGTCAGCCGACCCGCGGCGTCGATATCGGCGCCATCGAGGCGATCCACCGCCGGCTGGTGGCGCTGCGCGATTCCGGCAAGGCGGTCCTGCTGGTGTCGGTCGAACTCGACGAAATCCGCTCGCTGTCGGACCGGGTGCTCGTCATGTTCGCCGGACGCGTCGTCGGCGAACGCCCGCCCGAAACCAGCGAAGGCGAACTCGGCCTGTTAATGGCCGGCGTCACTGGAGCCGACACTGGGGAGGCAGCAGCATGA